The following coding sequences lie in one Sulfoacidibacillus ferrooxidans genomic window:
- a CDS encoding IS256 family transposase, whose protein sequence is MAQYNITVDDDILKGLFSGDRGVAQLLEQVLNQVLNAQASEQLQAEPYERAEERQGYRNGTRPHPLTTRVGTLTLRVPRLRNGRFSTEWFARYQRSEQALLLAMVEMVIQGVSTRKITAITEELCGAKFSQSTVSEVCKYLDPIVEAWNGRNLREHQYPFLLVDAIVLKIREEGRVRPRAAMIATGVNEEGYREILGITLGDSESEASWSEFFSWLKQRDLRGVNVVVSDSHSGLIKALHAQFQGATWQRCQTHFMRNVMDATPKHLQAELYGKTRAILDAPDMATARLLMNKVVSDYGEKVPKAIQTLENGFDDITAVLVLPERYRKRLRTTNGVERLNEEIRRRDRVIRIYPNRDSVKRLIGALLMEMDEKWQTGHRYLDMQEYFLWKEEQKKQVKQDTKISMIS, encoded by the coding sequence ATGGCACAATACAACATTACCGTGGATGACGACATTTTGAAAGGGTTATTTTCTGGAGATCGAGGGGTGGCGCAGTTGCTGGAGCAGGTGTTGAACCAAGTGCTGAATGCACAGGCTTCCGAGCAGTTGCAGGCAGAGCCGTATGAGCGTGCGGAAGAACGCCAGGGCTATCGCAACGGCACCCGTCCCCATCCACTCACCACACGCGTGGGCACCCTCACATTGCGAGTGCCACGGCTGAGAAATGGTCGTTTCTCCACCGAATGGTTTGCGCGTTATCAGCGCAGTGAGCAGGCGCTGTTGTTGGCCATGGTGGAGATGGTGATCCAAGGCGTATCGACCCGCAAAATCACTGCGATTACAGAAGAACTCTGCGGCGCAAAGTTCTCACAATCCACGGTATCTGAGGTATGTAAATACCTTGATCCCATTGTTGAAGCTTGGAATGGACGAAATCTGAGGGAGCATCAATATCCCTTCCTTTTGGTGGATGCCATTGTATTAAAAATTCGGGAGGAGGGGCGTGTCCGTCCCCGAGCGGCCATGATCGCAACAGGCGTTAACGAAGAAGGCTATCGTGAAATCCTTGGCATCACGTTAGGAGACAGCGAATCAGAAGCTAGCTGGTCGGAATTTTTCAGCTGGCTCAAACAGCGTGATCTGAGAGGCGTGAATGTGGTCGTTTCTGACAGTCATAGCGGACTTATCAAGGCGTTACACGCGCAGTTTCAGGGAGCAACGTGGCAACGATGCCAGACGCATTTCATGCGAAATGTCATGGATGCGACACCGAAGCACCTGCAAGCGGAGTTATACGGGAAGACGCGTGCCATTCTCGATGCGCCAGATATGGCCACGGCACGTTTACTCATGAATAAAGTGGTGAGCGATTATGGTGAGAAAGTGCCGAAGGCGATCCAGACTCTTGAAAATGGGTTTGATGACATCACGGCCGTTCTCGTCTTGCCAGAGCGCTACCGAAAGCGTCTGCGCACCACGAACGGTGTGGAACGCTTGAACGAAGAGATTCGTAGACGAGATCGTGTGATCCGCATCTACCCCAATCGCGATTCTGTGAAGCGACTCATAGGCGCATTGCTCATGGAGATGGATGAGAAGTGGCAAACGGGTCATCGCTATCTGGACATGCAGGAGTATTTTCTGTGGAAAGAGGAGCAGAAAAAGCAAGTAAAACAAGACACAAAAATCAGCATGATTAGTTAA
- the tnpA gene encoding IS200/IS605 family transposase, with product MEYTSNHNIVYSCKYHVVWCPKYRRRVLTSEVEERLQAILREVAEERQADIIELEVMPDHVHLLVEVDPQFGIHRLVRLMKGRSSHHLREEFPWLKKRLPTLWTNSYFVSTVGGAPLAVIKQYIENQKNV from the coding sequence ATGGAATACACATCCAATCACAACATCGTCTATTCTTGTAAATACCATGTGGTATGGTGTCCAAAGTATCGTCGCCGCGTACTCACGAGCGAAGTGGAGGAGCGGCTACAAGCGATCCTGCGTGAAGTGGCAGAAGAGCGTCAAGCGGACATCATCGAACTTGAGGTCATGCCAGATCACGTCCACCTTTTAGTCGAGGTCGATCCTCAGTTTGGCATCCATCGATTGGTTCGGTTGATGAAAGGGCGCAGTTCCCATCACTTGCGTGAAGAGTTTCCTTGGCTAAAAAAACGCTTGCCAACGCTTTGGACAAATTCCTATTTCGTCTCCACGGTGGGAGGTGCCCCACTTGCCGTCATCAAGCAGTACATCGAAAATCAAAAAAACGTCTAA
- a CDS encoding helix-turn-helix domain-containing protein: MFSTMVSEDVLNRVSGNAIRLYVYLGHRGVNETGECWITIETMARYFKKSKRTVSYWLSELENVGLIKRIQFNLDESAHTFLRPYGSKHFRPMDSALNTGDVGLDEIGSNDSEQR; this comes from the coding sequence GTGTTTTCTACGATGGTAAGCGAAGACGTCCTGAACAGGGTTTCTGGAAATGCTATTCGGCTATACGTATATTTGGGCCATCGTGGTGTTAATGAGACAGGTGAATGTTGGATAACCATTGAAACCATGGCACGTTACTTTAAAAAAAGTAAACGCACAGTTTCTTATTGGTTAAGTGAACTGGAGAATGTTGGTCTTATAAAACGAATTCAATTTAATTTGGACGAATCCGCACATACGTTTCTACGTCCCTATGGCAGTAAACATTTCCGTCCTATGGATTCGGCGTTGAATACAGGAGATGTTGGACTAGATGAGATTGGCAGCAATGATTCAGAACAGAGATAA
- a CDS encoding transposase, with product MPSSSSTSKIKKTSKKSKSQTPSFVCEFPLRVTRRQERTVEARFEAGRQLYNALLGEAKKRLALVRQSIWYTKAKKSTNKKERQAHFAAARQAHGFSAYALEAFADKIRRTTWLGDDLDSHVAQKLAYRAFDAVQKVALGKARKVRFKGKRGLHSLEGKTNAACIRWREDRVLWNGLELPMVTDVAHDPVIQHGLSSRVKYVRLVRKDIHGHSRYYAQLVCEGVPYVKRNEKGERTHPIGNETVGLDSGPSTIAIVGDTQATLTRLADEVVRDHKKIRRLQRKQDRQRRANNPDCYDEKGRAIKGKHPTKKSRHQVETEAVLRELHRRETAHRKTLHGQVANQVIAIGTRINTEKLSYKAFQKMFGRSIGVRAPKLFLSILTRKAESAGGKVEEFSTYRTALSQVCLCGQKHKKRLSERVHACDCGVVMQRDLFSAYLAKHVENERLQVADANEHWQGAEPLLRTAWQQAYNQPASGRPAPSSFGTYRSQSGSSEKESLPEHEARDVVVMAQVNARACESAKV from the coding sequence TTGCCGTCATCAAGCAGTACATCGAAAATCAAAAAAACGTCTAAGAAGTCGAAGAGTCAGACGCCCTCTTTTGTGTGTGAATTCCCCCTGCGAGTCACGCGCCGCCAAGAACGAACAGTAGAAGCACGGTTTGAAGCAGGACGCCAACTCTACAATGCCCTTCTTGGCGAGGCTAAAAAAAGACTGGCGCTTGTCAGACAATCTATCTGGTACACGAAGGCCAAGAAAAGCACGAACAAAAAAGAGCGGCAGGCTCACTTTGCGGCAGCCCGGCAAGCACACGGATTTTCCGCCTATGCCCTTGAAGCGTTTGCGGATAAAATACGGCGTACCACATGGCTGGGTGATGATCTGGATTCCCACGTGGCGCAAAAACTAGCCTATCGCGCGTTTGATGCAGTGCAAAAGGTCGCGCTGGGAAAGGCCAGAAAGGTGCGATTCAAAGGCAAACGCGGATTGCACAGCCTTGAAGGGAAGACGAACGCCGCTTGCATCCGTTGGCGGGAAGATCGGGTGTTATGGAATGGTCTTGAATTGCCGATGGTCACGGACGTGGCTCACGATCCCGTGATTCAGCATGGCCTATCCTCTCGTGTCAAATACGTTCGCTTGGTAAGAAAAGATATTCACGGACATTCCCGCTACTACGCGCAACTTGTCTGTGAAGGTGTTCCGTATGTTAAACGGAATGAAAAAGGCGAGCGCACGCATCCCATTGGCAACGAGACGGTAGGGCTAGATAGTGGGCCGTCTACGATCGCTATTGTTGGCGATACCCAAGCAACGCTCACGCGATTGGCGGATGAAGTGGTGAGAGACCACAAGAAGATTCGTCGGTTGCAGCGCAAGCAAGACCGCCAGCGCCGTGCCAACAACCCTGATTGCTACGATGAAAAAGGACGTGCCATCAAAGGGAAACACCCAACGAAGAAAAGTCGCCATCAAGTAGAAACCGAAGCGGTACTCAGGGAACTGCATCGTCGGGAAACAGCCCATCGGAAAACACTCCATGGACAAGTAGCGAATCAGGTCATCGCCATTGGCACTCGAATCAACACGGAAAAACTCAGCTATAAAGCGTTTCAGAAGATGTTTGGCCGTTCTATTGGTGTGAGGGCGCCCAAGCTGTTTCTTTCCATCCTCACCCGCAAGGCTGAAAGTGCTGGCGGGAAAGTGGAGGAATTCAGTACGTACCGCACCGCATTATCGCAAGTGTGTCTTTGCGGACAAAAGCACAAAAAACGGTTATCCGAGCGCGTCCATGCCTGTGATTGTGGCGTGGTGATGCAACGGGACTTGTTTAGTGCGTATCTGGCAAAGCATGTAGAAAACGAACGCCTGCAAGTAGCTGATGCGAACGAGCATTGGCAGGGTGCGGAACCGCTCCTGCGGACGGCTTGGCAACAGGCGTATAACCAACCTGCAAGTGGAAGGCCAGCGCCTTCCTCCTTCGGAACGTATCGGAGTCAGAGCGGGTCGTCCGAAAAAGAAAGTCTGCCTGAACATGAGGCGCGGGATGTTGTAGTGATGGCGCAAGTCAACGCGAGAGCCTGCGAGAGTGCAAAGGTATAG
- a CDS encoding DUF3990 domain-containing protein, which translates to MRLAAMIQNRDKFLDSTRILLFHGTDSSQEKSFHQGIGIPESSDQDPVTDFGPGFYLTGFSWQAIRWARARADANGTQPILVTVQTTLKKLRRIDPVQKLIIDAYNELWASTIRKGPEPPHG; encoded by the coding sequence ATGAGATTGGCAGCAATGATTCAGAACAGAGATAAATTCCTTGATAGCACACGGATTTTGCTCTTCCACGGTACTGACAGCTCACAAGAAAAGAGCTTTCATCAGGGAATCGGTATTCCTGAATCGTCTGACCAAGATCCTGTAACAGATTTTGGCCCTGGTTTTTACTTAACAGGATTCTCATGGCAAGCTATTCGGTGGGCTAGGGCTCGAGCTGATGCAAACGGAACACAACCCATATTGGTTACCGTTCAAACCACTCTAAAAAAACTTCGACGTATTGATCCTGTACAAAAGCTCATCATTGATGCATATAATGAATTATGGGCGTCAACAATACGAAAAGGACCTGAACCTCCCCATGGCTAA